The nucleotide sequence ATACAGAATATGAATAATTCACTtgcgggggcgagggggggtgGAAAGGTCTTCAAGGATCTATTTAATTTATGTGACAAATACgtaatttataattttttgtgttttaacttTTAATTCCACTTTACTTACGGTGACTTTGAACAGCAGTTACCATGTGCTTCAGAGGTGAAGAGCAAGACTGTTCAGTTCATGAATTTAAGAAATGCAGGAACTCTGAATGACACAAGGTAAATTTTACATTGAGATATTCATATCAAAATACcatctctgcatttttaaataatttctagacATGGAAAGACTGTCAAACTAATGTAATATTGATATGATGATGTAACAGAAAAGTACAGTTTTAGCAAAAAGCATTTTGGGTGAATTGGGAAATCACTTAGGAAGTAATTCATGTACCTAAGCACAGGTGTCTAGCACCATTCCACATGTCAGGGTACATGAAATTTCTGCTTGCGCTGAGAGGATGTGACATGGTACCTGTCGGAGACTTCTCCCCTTCTGATGCAGCACCTGGAAGCCCAGTGGAGGATTGTGCAGATGTCTAAAATGGCTCTTACCATTAAAGTACCTGAACTGCACCCTGAACCAGTACATGAATCCTGCCTAATCCTAAGGTTTCCATTCTCCACACCCTTAGGTGTTTCTGTGGTGTCCCTCACATAAGTGGCATAGAGTCTATTTTGATAACTGGCTagcaagaaacttaaaaaaaaaaattatgttctatATCATCAACTGAAAGATACTGAGTCACCATAGTTCGTAGTACCTGTTGTATTGCCATATCCATTAgcaaaaactgaaattatttcactgaattGTCTGTGGCTGGAGATACCCACCTACATACTCAGTTAAAAATAGACACTGGTATGGATGGAAAAACTTAGGTGATTTAATTACGTTGGGTTAATTAAACTGATCTAGACTTTGTTCCCAGTAACTTTTTCTACTTATTTAAAGAGGATAACAGAAGCAGTCTCACAAGTGCTGTAAGCCTTACACAATGGCTACAAGGGTGCTTTGAGACTCTCTGAAGAAGGTGGTAATTGCATGTATTAGTTCATAAGCACACTTTAAATAATGTCTAATTACTGGGCTGCATTGGTAATCCCAGTTGAGGAGTCAAATGGTGTACATAGAAATGGCATGTGATATTGATGTTTCTAAACTGCTTATAGTTACAGCGTGTTTCTTAGAGTCAGATGACATAAGCTAAACAGGAGATGCTTGTCTCTCTTCGTACAGTTCAAAACTAAGTAATTCTTGCACAAAGTCCTTTTATGAAAATGCCTCTTTTGGAAATCTCACTCTGTCCTCTTAGTACACAGGGGTCAGTACATCTAAGGAGAAAAGTACATATTCCTCAGTTAAGAGATCTGTACTACCAAAATTTCAAAATTCCAGCTCCATTTATAAGGTGGATTATTACctaaattaagtaatttttaagaaaagtctTGTTCTGTATGATCATTTCACGTTTGCTGTTTCCTTCAAGGTCATGGTCTTGGTATGTTTTTATTATAgggaaaatactgtcttccatGTTTTTCCTCCTAATTATGGGCTTATATGTCATTTGTAGCTCTTTAGATGAGACCACTTACGAAAAACTGGCTGAAGAAACACTGGACTCCTTAGCAGATTTCTTTGAGGACCTGACAGATAAGCCCTTTACCCCAGAAGATTATGATGTCTCTTTAGGGGTATGTTTTAAACATTCTATTACCACTGTAAttattgtagatttttttttttctttgaaggagAATTTTAAATTAGTCACCTTAgtgcaaacactgaaaatacaaTGAGTTTTTGCAGCTTTATTGTTAAAATAAGCCTGTTTATACTGACTGGAGCAACTGTTCTGGTAAAAAGTTACACATGCTGTTGTATGATTTGAGGATTTAAAATGTTTAGTGTATAGAGAAAGACATAATATAGAATAATAAATCAGCACAAGAGGAGACAGAAACTGGTTTCTAATTTCACAGTGGTCTATAAGTTTTTCTAAACACGCATAGACCTCTGACATCAGCAGTCACTTCCTTCCCGATGAATAGTAGGACAGGCCTACGTGGCATAGTACATGTACATCATGTGTAATTGGTAGAGCAGTGTCTTTGATTGCTCTGAATACTGAGAAGCAGCATTTGTCTTGACCAGGTAGAGTACGTTTGTCCTGGCTTTACTGATGAGAGCCTGTGGTGGATGGAGAGAAGCAACAAGGTGATGCAATGTTTGGATAGGTGGTTGCAAAAATGAGACCAGAGCATACATGGGGAGAAGGCTATTGACACAGGAGACATTGGGTGGCTGCTAGCCCAATAATTGGATCCTTTAATAGGTCAGCCACTCAAATTCTTTTACAGGAGTGACAGACTCAGATTAAAAATGTCCATTCTATTTGTATAGGGAATTTATTAGTTTTTTATACAATTCCTGAAGTGGTTTGTATGTTACAGCTGTCTACGTGACTTGGAGGAGAGTGCAGTTTCTCCCTACACTGCTGTCTGCAACACAGGTCTTTCACTACTGCATTTTTTGAGGTCACATAATTGCTGCTCCCTCTTCATGTCTTACCACAAGGAGGCTGCTTTCTACTAGCCCTGTCAGTTAAAGTTTTATGCTCAGGGACATTGAAGTAGATGGTTTGGGTTGCACTGTGCAAAAACCCAGCCAACCCTGTCGTTTTCAGACTTGCTTCTCTAACTTTGTCATCATAATGTTCATTCTTTATTTCTTATAGCTAGGATAGAAAATAATGTATTGTTAGTAGGAGTCTGTTGTTGCCCTTAGCAAATACTAATTGTTGCTTTAAGTACGTAGTTAAAGTTATAGCTAATTGTTTTTCTGGTGAAAAGCAAAGAATTGTTTAACCGTTACTATtcagtatgttttaaaatatcagcaCACCTATTAGCCTGATTTAAAGAGCTTAGGACAAGAATTAGTAAAAAGATTATAATTTACCTCTTTAATATTCTTAAACACTTCATTACATGAAGGTGATGAGTCATCTTAACAGAATTTTATCTCCAGCCACTGTAGTGTGGATTCTGTTTGACATTGACTCACTGTGAGGCTCAGAAGTAATTCTTTTTACATCCATCTTAATTTTTACCAGTACTCCTTTGTTGCAGTGACTGTATGATGACATAATAATATGTTGTCATTTCTGTTAAGACCGAAGGGTTAAATAGTCCCAAGTTTACCAGTTAATTCCAAACAAACAAGGCTAGTGCTATAGCAAGCCACAAGGTGGCGAAGGTGATAAAGGTCCATTATGCCTGTGAATTGTTAAAAGCTTGATTTCTATACGCAATTTATATCTTTgtatccagggaaaaaaaaaatctttcgaAGAATATTCTTGTTACCAGGAGCTAACAAAAATTCATCTAGTAGTACAAAACTTAAAATATGGTAAAAAAATCTTGCAATTTAAGATCTTAAAAACTCAAGTTGTATTTTCTAGTATTTCAAAAGTATTGCAGAATTtcttggaaaatgttttaaacacaGCATTAGAAGTTAACCTTTATTTAATTTGCAATGACAGAGCAACGACACTCGCCAACAGCTGACACACGACGTAAGCAATAGTATACATTTTTTGTTAACGCTTTGGAAACCTAGTTATTTCGAGTGTTTCTGTAGCATACAGCATAACATCATAACATCATGCTGAATACTTAATATTGCACTAAAAAGCACGTAGAACAATAGTGAAACCTTTATAGCCCTATTCAGGCCTAATCCGCCAACCTGCTCTTACTCTGCTGTATCTCTACAGATCTAAAACCGCTGAGATACAGAAAAGTTTGAATTCTGACAACAAGAGAAGTAGCTTGTTCTTGTCCTTCTTTGCACTAAACCAATATCCAATTTAAACAACTGGTAGGACTACCTGATGGCAATATTAACCAGGGgagccttttatttttgttttattgatcaCAGCTATAAATCCCTTATCAAGcatagaaacagcatggaaaataaagtaaaaaaatcagaCCTTGAGAGTGTTATTTCATGGCTGGTGATCCTTGAGATATGTCAGAAACCAGTAACACTGAGTTCCTTTGTAGGGGAATGAAGCTCCAAGCTACTGCCTGTGCTACAGAGTAAGTTTCCAGGCTGTAGGTACTCATAAATGAAAGTGGTTTTTTCCCACACTAAGTGTTTATACATAAAAAATATCCCTAGCAAAGATAGTAGCTCTAGTAGTATCTTCTTACTAAAGCATGAAAAGTATGATTCCCCTAAAGAAGCTTTATCGTGCTATAGGGCATGAATTATTTGAGAAACTGTAGATTAAATAGGAATAACTTATTAGCTGAATCTTCAAACTGTATTCTGTAGGGATACCCTTTTCAATTAGCATAATTCAGGTCATCTGTAGGTTAACTCTAGTCCAAGTAATGTTGTTCTTTTATTCTTAAAGTTAGGACAGAAATATCAGAGCTACATATGCTTTTCAAATGCGCTTGTGAAAATGTCAGAGAAATGTGAATTGTGTTGTCAGTAAGAAATGtgagtaagaaagagaaaataaatccttACTAGGATAATGGTCTAAAGCTGGCACATAACTAAAACAAACCAGACCTTATGGAGTTTAGAAGTGGAATATTTTTGAGGAACGATTCAGGATCTAAGCACTTAATCAGAATTATTGGAGAAAGAATTGTGTTTATTCACAGGAAAACTGTTACAGTTACTTAAGAAAAGTTAGGTAAAATTGCATGGCTCAGGAATCTAGCAATAACACATAAAGCTTCTTGACTTTGAACCACACCAGTCCTGTATTGTTCATGAATAGAAAAAGTTGTTGTTGGATGATATTTTAAGCATTGCAAAATGAACTAGCAGTCCTTTCAAGATGACAGGTCAAAGATCAAGAGGATTATTTAAGTAGTGCCATTGTGAATGGTGCAAACACACTAAATCAAACTCTGACCTCTGAGAAGGTTTAAAGTCTAGATCAGACTCAAAGATAGGTTGTCCTAGGTATTAACACAAGTTTTTGATACCTAATGATCATTCTTCCAACCTATTACTGTTTGGGAAATAGCTGGAATGTGATACAGATAGGTAAGTTTCTATTTATCTAGAGCAGATGATGTAATTGTTGTCAAGTAACAGgatgcatatttttaatttctctctttattttctttgtgttttaagaGTGGAGTTCTAACAGTTAAATTAGGTGGAGACATGGGAACATATGTAATCAATAAGCAAACACCAAACCGGCAGATTTGGCTGTCCTCACCCACTAGGTAAGTTATGTGTAAGTTGGTTATTTAATGTCTGCAGATTGGGTGGAAAGGTACTTCCCCTTTTTTATAGCAAGGCACGGGCTATGTAATATCCTTTTCAAGTAACCGTTTAACTCAGTATATTCTGAGAACATGATATAATCTAAATGTTCTATAATAATTTGTTACAGAGGTTTGAGATAACAGTGTAATATACTGACATACCTAATCCAGGAAATGTGTGACACAGAATTTTCATACCCTGTTCTGATCCAAAACCACTGTCTACAGGAATATAGCCTACtcataggaaaaataaacagccatgattagaaaaaaaaacaaccaaagctTCTGTTGGAAAAGAAGTGACGATGATGTTATGATCTAAACATCTCTTTGTATTTAAACAGGGTGGCTCCTTCCCCTTTAAACTTGTGGGATTTCCTGCTTTATATGTTTATGTGCTCTCCCACTGGTTGTTTTTCTCAAGCATCTGCACTTTATGGAAGCCTTGGCTAGCTGTTCCCTCTGCCTTCTCTAATGCTGTGTTTCAATCCATTCGAGGTTTTCTGATTGGTTtcagcagggagggcagccaGATATGTGGGAAAATGTTGTCACTGTCTCCCCCCAAAATTTTTATTCTGTGCCACTATCCCAGGGAAAGAACTGAGGGAGTTGGTCAGTGTTACTGGTGAAGGAACCAGCTAGCTGGAAGGTATGAGTACTACCAGTAACTACGCAGGCATACGTCTTGAATGTTGTTCAGAAAGAATGTATTGATTGCAAAACCGGGAATGGTTTTGCAGTAGTAGAATTCTGTAGTAGGGTTTGTGTCGGGAGGGTGGAGGAGGGTGGAAAGCACAAtgaaatttaagatttttagaGAAACAACAGACATAAAATTTACCTGAAGAAAATTCTAATTTTGCTTTAATGTACTTATGTACTggctggtgcacagtgtactAGGTCAGTAATTTTCTTCTAGTAACTCCTATCCCAGAATccttttattaattaaataatttacttaACAGGTACATGTCTTGCTAAGGCACAGGACTAGTAAGCTAACAAACCTTTTTGTTTAGACAGATGCAGGCTGTGTATCAGAATTTATTCATTCCGTATATTTTGCAACAAGCATAATTTCTGAACCTTGATTCTGTTTAAGATGACTGTAAGATTTTTGTGTCACTGACACAAAGGTTTCAACTACTTATGAAAACCAAAATTCAGATAATTCCTATATGTGTGGGGCCAAGTCTACTTGAGCTAAGACATACATGCTACAAAATATGGAATTTGTGAAAaattgttaaacttttttttttgattgctccGGTAGTGAATAAAAATACACAATGAAAGAGATAAACTTGAAAATTCTCTGATGGTATTTTTCATCATCTGTGATGAAAAATGATTCACCTACAAACATCAAGTTTTGTGCTTCCTTAACTGGTATTATGGTAAACAGTGGTATTTCCTGAAATATGATGCTACGTGTTCA is from Harpia harpyja isolate bHarHar1 chromosome Z, bHarHar1 primary haplotype, whole genome shotgun sequence and encodes:
- the FXN gene encoding frataxin, mitochondrial is translated as MWRPGAAGAVRVARRAAAAARRRSGGPGGAPLAGTAAAGRRQTQLPCASEVKSKTVQFMNLRNAGTLNDTSSLDETTYEKLAEETLDSLADFFEDLTDKPFTPEDYDVSLGSGVLTVKLGGDMGTYVINKQTPNRQIWLSSPTSGPKRYDWTGRNWVYSHDRVSLHELLSKEFSTALKTKLDLSCLIYSGKEDT